Below is a genomic region from Botrytis cinerea B05.10 chromosome 2, complete sequence.
aACAGGAGAATATATGGTTTCTGCTCCAATGATGATTGTGTTCTCGCATGATAGATGAAGCTTATCAGTGACCAGAGAGACAAAGTCTTGAGACCAAGCACCAGAGAAGAGCGATATATTGATGTTGCGAGAAGTCAGCGCGGAGATGAATTCAGAGATGAGTGCTTCGTCGATATCGAGTTCGCCTTCTGCCTCCCAAGACTCGGACTTTGTGGTTTGCGCCCAGGAAAGGAGAATGTTGGGTAAAGTGACGAGCTGTAGGACTGTAGGATTGTAGTCTGCAAGTCCAAGCTCCAACCCGGATGTGGAAGAAGTTGTGTTTTCTAGGAACCATTGGAAGACTGCTAGAGATGGAAGAGCAGTTCCACAACCAAGCTATCAGGTTTGTCAATATAATCACTCGTGATAACTTGGCCGCAAGTAAAGTCTCAATGAAAATAACACATACCTCTAGaactctcctcctcccctccccaacaATAGTCCTCCCACTAAGAACCTTGACCAAATCCACCGAGCTCTCCCAGCTTTTGAACCCTCCTTCATAGACCCCAGTCTTCACATCATCATTCCCCAAACCCAGAAGACCGTCTCCACTTCCCTCATCCTCCGCCATCAA
It encodes:
- the Bchpm1 gene encoding Bchpm1, with translation MSGFSFSFAGDDIEIDSAQDALPSVSKQAAETGSLAPRKSSGAFPVAGQPLLPPTYHTLEEFLKTLPSQIAYSTLVVKLDDGKEIGIPRRELWDVRAQLMAEDEGSGDGLLGLGNDDVKTGVYEGGFKSWESSVDLVKVLSGRTIVGEGRRRVLELGCGTALPSLAVFQWFLENTTSSTSGLELGLADYNPTVLQLVTLPNILLSWAQTTKSESWEAEGELDIDEALISEFISALTSRNINISLFSGAWSQDFVSLVTDKLHLSCENTIIIGAETIYSPVALKAFAETLMALLDLSTGPNKTALIGAKKVYFGVGGSIEDFIEDVTARGAQVTQVREESDGVRRAVIEVEKAG